The DNA region CCGACGGCCTGCTCTGGTGGAGCGCACGAAAAATGCGCTCGACCCGCTTGCCGATATTCTTCTCCGTCACGTTTCACCGGTCTTTCAGGGAAAATGCAAAAGATCCGCTCGCGGAGAAAGCGGCGGTCACGGAACCAGGACCGTCTGGACGGCGCCACGCCGCTCGCCGGCCTGTTCATTCCAGGAGGAATGCAGATTTGCCACATGGGCGTCGAGATAGTCAATCAACGGAGGGAGGGTGGTCGGATCGATGGCCGAGATGGCGAGCGAATTGTAACGACGACACAATACGTCGACTTCCCGCTGTGAGAGCCGGTCGCACTTGTTCAAGACCACGACGCGGGGAATGCGATCGAGTTGCAGTTCGGCAAGGATCGATTCGACCGCCGCCATCTGCCCGTCTACGTCTTTGGCGCCGGCGTCGACCAGGTGCAGGAGCATGTCGGCGTCGCGCAGTTCCTCGAGGGTGGTGCGGAACGCGCCCATGAGCTCTTGGGGAAGATCTCGGATGAAGCCGACCGTGTCGGTGATGATGATCTCCCGGTCCCGCGGGAAGCGGAGCCGCCGGCTCGTGGTGTCGAGCGTTTCGAACTGCCGGTCCTGGACGGATACCCGGCTTTTGGTCAAGACGTTGAGGAGCGTCGACTTTCCGGCATTGGTGTAGCCGACGATGGACACGATCGGCAAGGCATGCCGGAGCCGGCGGGCGCGTCGTTGATCCTGGTGCCGCGCGAACAGCGACAGTTCCCGTTCCAGATGCGCGATGCGGTCGCGGACCCGGCGGCGATCGGTTTCCAGTTTCGTCTCGCCCGGTCCCCGCGCCCCGATGCCGCCGCCCAGGCGCGATAACGCCGCACCGCGTCCCAAGAGACGGGGCAGCAGGTAACGGAGTTGCGCCAGTTCGACCTGGACTTTGCCTTCTCGGCTGTGGGCGCGACGGGCGAAGATATCGAGAATCAGTTGGGTCCGGTCGATGACTTTCATCTCCGTGATCTCCGAGATCGCCCGCACCTGCGCCGGCGTCAGATTCTGATCGAAAATCAGCAAGTCGGCTCCGCAGTGCAGGGCCCGGATGATGACCTCTTTCAGCTTGCCGCTGCCCAGCAGGAATCGCTGGTGTTGCTCCGGCGTGCGCTGGACGATTTTGTCCAGTACGCGCACACCGGCCGAAGCGGCCAGTTCCGACAGCTCCTCCAGCCGGTCTTCCTGGTCGCTCCGGTTTCTCGGCGAGGCGCTGACCAGGATCGCGGATTCCTCAGGGGCGCCGACCGCGTGGCCAGACGGCGTGCGCATCAGTTCCGCTTCCAGCGCGGCTACGAATTTGTCGCACTCCAACTGCAAGCTGTGCAACGGCGTGGGCGCGAGTACTTCATGGACCTGCCCGCGCGGGTTAGGCGGCAACAGATGGGCTACGTGAACATCCGCGGGCCCTCCATCCGTTCCTGCACCCACGGCGGCGATCAAATCCAGCCGCAGCAACGCCAGTTGCGTCAGATCCGATTGGCTGAGCGGCGCATTGTCCAACTGCGCACGGACCAACCGGATTCCGCGCAGCGAGCGCGGCCCTGTCCTGAATTTGGCGAGATCGCGGAATGACGGCGCACACCCGTCTCCGACGAGCACTTGCTCGACCGCGCCGCGCCGTGTGATCAGCAGCCCGATGGGCCGCCGGATTTCCTGCGCCAATTGAGTGCAGTGTCGCGCCAGTTCGGGGGTGATGACCTTGTCGCCCGGAACCCGGCGCCGGTAGAGATGCTCGAGCCGGGTCAACTGATTGGGTTTGAGCCCCGCGACATGTCCGAGAACGGTGGGAATGGAAAACCTCCGGTTGATCCAGATCGCCGCCTATGGGCGCTTGGTATCGGGTGACGAATCGGCGGCGATCGTTGCTAGGGGCAGTTCGGCATCGGACTCGAGTTCCCAGGTCGATCGCCTGCCTTGTTCCAACGCGTGCAGCCCGGCCACGGCGACCATTGCGGCGTTGTCCGTGCAATACGCCAGCGACGGCAGGCCCAGACGGATTCCAGCCTCGGCGGCCTGACCGGCCAAGAGGGCACGAAGCCGGGAGTTGGCCGAAACACCGCCGACCACAGCCAAAGCCTTGACGCGATGCCGACGCACAGCGTCAAACGCTTTGGCGACCAATACGTCCACGATCGCCTCCTGAAAACCCGCCGCAAGATCCGCTTTCCGCGGTTCAAGATCGGCCCCGCTCTGATCTCTGAGATAGTAGAGCAATGCCGTCTTGAGTCCGCTGAAGCTGAAGTCAAGGTTCCCCTTTTTGAGGTGGGGGCGCGGAAACTGGATCGCATCGGGGTCGCCCATCCTCGCAAGCCGGTCAATGGCCGGCCCACCCGGATACCCGAGTCCGAGCATGTGGGCCGCCTTGTCGAAAGCCTCGCCGGCCGCGTCGTCCAGTGTCTGTCCCAACAGTCGATAGAATCCGTCCGGACCGGCGAGATACAGGTGCGTATGTCCGCCGGAGACAACCAGAACGACGCAGGGGATGGGAAAGTCCGGTTCCTCGATCCATGCCGACGCGATATGAGCTTCGAGATGACTGACTCCAACCACCGGAAGCTTCAACGCGTACGCGGCGGCCTTGGCGTAACTGACGCCGACCAGCAGGGCGCCGGCCAATCCCGGACCGTGGGTGACCGCGACGGCTCGCAGGTCAGACCAGCGGAGCTGCGCGGCGCGAAGCGCT from Nitrospirota bacterium includes:
- the hflX gene encoding GTPase HflX; translated protein: MTRLEHLYRRRVPGDKVITPELARHCTQLAQEIRRPIGLLITRRGAVEQVLVGDGCAPSFRDLAKFRTGPRSLRGIRLVRAQLDNAPLSQSDLTQLALLRLDLIAAVGAGTDGGPADVHVAHLLPPNPRGQVHEVLAPTPLHSLQLECDKFVAALEAELMRTPSGHAVGAPEESAILVSASPRNRSDQEDRLEELSELAASAGVRVLDKIVQRTPEQHQRFLLGSGKLKEVIIRALHCGADLLIFDQNLTPAQVRAISEITEMKVIDRTQLILDIFARRAHSREGKVQVELAQLRYLLPRLLGRGAALSRLGGGIGARGPGETKLETDRRRVRDRIAHLERELSLFARHQDQRRARRLRHALPIVSIVGYTNAGKSTLLNVLTKSRVSVQDRQFETLDTTSRRLRFPRDREIIITDTVGFIRDLPQELMGAFRTTLEELRDADMLLHLVDAGAKDVDGQMAAVESILAELQLDRIPRVVVLNKCDRLSQREVDVLCRRYNSLAISAIDPTTLPPLIDYLDAHVANLHSSWNEQAGERRGAVQTVLVP
- the tsaD gene encoding tRNA (adenosine(37)-N6)-threonylcarbamoyltransferase complex transferase subunit TsaD, with product MSHFSAGSSSRSQYGPILGVETSCDETAAAVVGPDRKVAANIVCSQHDLHDRYGGVVPELASRRHIERIEVTVNEALRAAQLRWSDLRAVAVTHGPGLAGALLVGVSYAKAAAYALKLPVVGVSHLEAHIASAWIEEPDFPIPCVVLVVSGGHTHLYLAGPDGFYRLLGQTLDDAAGEAFDKAAHMLGLGYPGGPAIDRLARMGDPDAIQFPRPHLKKGNLDFSFSGLKTALLYYLRDQSGADLEPRKADLAAGFQEAIVDVLVAKAFDAVRRHRVKALAVVGGVSANSRLRALLAGQAAEAGIRLGLPSLAYCTDNAAMVAVAGLHALEQGRRSTWELESDAELPLATIAADSSPDTKRP